A stretch of DNA from Glycine max cultivar Williams 82 chromosome 18, Glycine_max_v4.0, whole genome shotgun sequence:
ATTTTCAGAAAAATGAGATAGAAAAGCAGATCTCCGACCTCCTCTCAGCCGGCTTGATTCACCCTAGTACCAGTCCCTATTCTTCTCCGGTACTCCTCGTGAAGAAGAAGGATGGGACCTGGCGTCTATGCGTGGACTACCGTGCGCTTAATGCCATCACGATCCGTGACCGCTTCCCTATCCCTACCATTGAAGAATTATTAGATGAGCTTGGCCATGCTCACTGGTTCTCCAAGCTGGACCTCCGGCAAGGGTTCCACCAAATCTTAATGCATGATGAGGACATACAGAAAACTGCATTTTGAACTCATCATGGTCACTTCGAGTATCTGGTCATGCCCTTCGGGCTGTGTAACGCGCCTTCCACGTTCCAATTCGCCATGAATCAACTTCTGCAGCCATACTTGTGCCGTTTCGCCACCGTATTCTTTGATGATATACTGGTGTATAGTGACTCACTGCAAGCACACGTCGAGCACCTGGAGACCATCTTCAATGCATTATTACAAGGTAAATTCTACCTCAAACACTCTAAATGTTTGTTTGCGCAGGAGAGCATCGACTATCTAGGTCACATCGTTTCCGGTAAGGGGGTCGCACCGGAACCTTCTAAGGTTCAGGCCATCACCAACTGGCCACCTCCTTCATCAGCCAAGGCACTAAGATCCTTCCTCGGTCTCACCGATTTCTACCGGAAATTTGTGAAGGGTTATGCTTCTATCGCTGCCCCTCTCACGAGCTTACTTTGCAAGGACACTTTCTCGTGGACCCCGGAAGCCTAGACCGCCTTTGATGCACTTAAATATGCCATGGTTTTCGCCCCAGTACTTGCTTTACCCGATTTCTTGAGGCCCTTCGTTCTCGAGACTAACGCCTCAAGTTTAGCTATCGGCGTTGTGCTGCAGCAGGAGGGCCACCCCTTGGCTTATTTCAGTAAGTGTCTCGGCCCTCGTCTCCTTCACACTTCCACCTACATTAGGGAGCTTCATGCTATCGTCGCCGCCGTATGCAAATGGAGGCAATACTTACTGGGAAGGCCGTTCGTGATTCTCACCGATCACAAAGCCTCCGGGAGCTGATGACCCAAATTATTCAGACTCCAGAGCAACACTATTATCTCGCGAAATTGCTGGGTTATGAGTATACTATCCAGTACAAGGCGGGCGCCACCAACGTGGTCGCGGATACTCTCTCAAGACTGCCTCCGCCGGCAGGGAAATTGATGATCTTATCAGTGCCTCAACTTGACTTCATGACGGAGATTAGACAATCCTTGGAGGCTTCCCACGAATTCAAGCTGATGGTAACTTCGATCCAATCAAACCCATCCCAATACCCTGATCATTCAATCTGCAATGGTTTGATACTGTATAAAGGTCGCATATGGCTAAATTCTGATAATCCATGCATCTCGAGCTTACTGATGGAATATCATGCTTCACCACTAGGGGGCCATCTGGGTATAGCAAAGACCACCCACCGTGTTGAATCTAACTTCTTCTGGTCAAGTTTAAAGCAGGATGTTAAACGCTTCATTAAGGAGTGTTCCATATGTCAGCAGGTTAAGAGTATCACACGCCGCCCCGCCGGCCTGCTGCAGCCATTACCATCGCCTACAAGGGTGTGGGAGGACCTCTCGATGGATTTCATCACACACTTGCCTCCTTCCAATGGATTCTCGGTTATCCTCGTCGTAGTAGACCGTTATTCCAAGGGGGTGCATTTGGGTGCATTGTCCTCCGGTTTCACCGCGTTCAAAGTCGCGACCTTGTTCCTGGATATCATCTGCAAGCTGCACGGCTTCCCCAGGAGCATTGTATCTGATCGAGATCCCATCTTCTTAAGTTCCTTTTGGAAGGAATTATTTTGACTCAGCGGTACACGACTGAGATTAAGCACGGCCTATCACCCTCAGTCCGATTGACAGACCGAGGTGATGAATCGCGTGCTTGAACAATACCTGCGTTGCTTTGTCCATTCTCAACCCACAACATGGTTCCAATACTTGGCGCTCGCGGAATGGAGTTACAACACCTCGTTGCACTCAAGTTCAGGCCTAACTCCGTTCGAAATTACTTACGGCAAGCCTCCTCCGACGGTGCTGGATTACATTCCGGGGACAACTAATAATGAGGCTGTCCATTCCTTGCTCGAAACACGCCAGACCATGCATTCTAAATTCCAACGACGTCTGAAGCAGGCCCAGGAGAGAATGAAGGCTCACGCAGACGCAAGACGCGAAGACATTTCCTTTGAGGTAGGGCAGTGGGTCTACGTGAAACTCAGACCCGGGCGACAAAGTTCCATCACAGGGCGACCCTACCAGAAACTTTCCAAGCGTTTTTTTGGGCCTTTCCAGGTTCTGGAGCGTATCGGAGCAGTCGCATATCGTCTTCAGCTGCCATCGGAGTCGCGCATTCACCCCGTCTTCCACTGCTCTCTCCTTCGCCTTCACCATGGTCCACCGCCAGCTGAACACACCCCTTGCCCTCTGCTATTCCGAGACCAGCGCCCTCTCCGGAAGCCACTGTGTTTCCTGGATATGAAGATCGACCCTTCCTCCACTACGCCGACCCCGTTGGTTCTTACACAGTGGGTTGGTGAGCCTCCTGAAGACACCTCTTGGGAGCCATGGCCGGAGCTCCGTGATACctaccaccttgaggacaaggtggttTTGGGAGGGGAGGGTATTGTTAGCATTGCTCATGAGGGAACCCACAAGGAAGATGACGAACAAGCACAGGACGACGAACATGCACAGACGTCGAGACCAACGCGGGCTAGGGCTAGACCTTCACACTTGCAGGACTACCACGTGGAAGGGCTACCCTATTAGTTCACGTGTAATAACTGTTAGCCCACGTGAAGTAATCCACTTCGTGGAAGTTAGACGCACGTGTTTCTATTTTTGATAAGTAGTTAGGCTCATTCTGTTGAGCAGTTACGATACCAATGATTGGTTATAAGTACCCATCATCTTGTAATAAGcagaatatatgaaaaaaaagctTATTCCTCTTAGTTCAGGAGTTTCTCCCTTCCTCGAATAAGGGATAGTCCTTCGCATCACGTTCTCACCTCTTATTCTCTGCGTCCCTaacatattttctctttttcttgctgtttaggtttttatatataattttaaaaaattaatatcataattgaaactgaccaaagtgttcatataattatttagaatttgtgtattgaaagcttactttgaaatttgtgattcaatataatgtatgctagtttatagatatagaggtagctatttatattaataatttatgtaaataatattgtagagtgttatagtatgattccaaaaattattaagtgttggagtttgagaatattatggttaaatttcatgaacatgtgtatgttgtatcttatgaatatcattgggaATGTTATAAGATGGtggatgtgatgttatgagatgttaaagtgtgaacatgatattcgattgtgaataagtggatgtgttaacacttgatgttacattaattatatcgggagctatgaattatacaataacccgaccagtgttatcttgagaaaagtgtttattcgcagtgttaaagagaaagtgtagattcctagttaggaaccagcgttaaattgtagtgcaattgtgttaaacatgtttgaaacatgagtgtgaggtcgtgatattgtataattcatgagcagtgcttataaatgaaatatgtgatgaattgtggaatgatATGTTGAcctgagattataatattgttattgagattgagtaaaagtgtaaagtagaacaggtgttgaattgtgagatacgtgaaaacatgtgatggtggattgtgacattatgagatgtgaaattgtgaataagtgtgtgattaattcttgatgtgacattatttgtgttgtaagctgtgaattgtataataacccgaccagtgttatcttgagaaaagtataaatgcgcagtgttaaagagaaagtgtaggtttcctatttaggaaccagtgttaaagagaaagtgtaggttcctatttaggaacccgtgttaaattgtagcgcaatatgttgtacgtgcttaagacacgagtgtgaggtcgtgggtattgtataattcactagcaatatctgtgtgctaaaatgattttaggggttggacctgaatcagaagagagaggccctaacggactcttcggagtgtaggccttgggggtcattgggtttgagtgctcctttaagcctatgctgatcccatatggttggagtattctcgcaaaacattgtgaccctgactggtttCCCTATGATCTTAtgtagtgagagtgacctggcaaacccattgtgtggtgtgtcttgttatgtgctcctaagcgccccatggtggtttttcactgacatggtaccacattgcatgtaggcttgagtcttagcataattgtctcatgtgcttgctaattgtttattatgaaattgaggtgttattatgtcttgatcagagcgtgtgattcttgtgtaatgtgattgatgattgaaaagtgtgattgatggatgaaaagtgaactttgaatgacaaagtggtgaaattACGTGAATTATGTGAAAtacgtgtaagtaagttttatttggtttatatgatatgtatatctagttgtcttgtttctctattagttaggaatgtgataactcactcccagtttgctgtttgtatttggatcctgtgatgatcttgaactttgtgttcgggggaggaGATGGCTAGGTGAACTGCTTTAAGAAATATTGTGCTGAAagacgtcgggacacaacgctctgataagatgtgacattgggatataagtttttatgttaattttatgatgttagtctattttatttcacctcagtgatttaataaaatatttttgtaaattttgacggccttattttgagctgaatatgtttttaataagttttatttggtaattgaagtgaatgtgaaccttttacccatgtgattttgtttaccaattttatttatttatatatatgtcggggtagagggtgtcacatttggCCTTCCTCATGAGTCTTCTTCACATTAAGCCTGGATTGCGCGTTAAGCGAGCTGTCCAATTCTTCCAACTCTTCAAGaccttttcttccgttttttcataaatttcctCTAAAGCTcttgaaatctttttttttttttacttatgctcataaaaaattacaaagatgttaatttcttcgttatttcattaaaagaaaataataaaatgaataaattataatcattattaGTCAAAATTGATTATCAAATGAATTCAGATTTCACACTTATCACTGTCATAccaaatcataataatatattaataattactgCTTTGGTcaactttgttttttgttttatatttatttttatttttaacttcttaAATTTGACTATATTTTAGTCAATTATATCTTCCGATTGTTTATTTGGTTCATGTTGTcaaattattgattttagtcgcaatgaaaaaataaataaataaataaatagaggatcataaaagaaattaataaatttaccaatataaaatttaataaaataataatagttaagTGATAAGACgtataattaagttattttatttttatttatgcatatttatacatataaaactCGCAAATAAACTTGAAACCACATGTTTAAGTGATCAACTAGTCATTCGTACTAACACAAGTTGCCGCCTATGTTGAAGGAAAGAAGGGCTGGTCCTGCATTATAACATTTAATGAAAACGATCCATTTTTCACACAAGTTAATAACAAGTCAAACTTCCCAAGGACTGATTAGTCATTCTATATTATccccaaatttaattttggctATATCATGCACGTAAGTCTACAAGTTCAAATTGTTATCTCCTCATAAAAAAGCATTCCACCTcttacaattataattattatcttgGTGTGACACATTTGTCATCTCAACCGTTCAAACATTAATGACAACTTGTAGGGAGCTAATCCACACCCTCCAATACCCCACCTCATAAATCAATCAATCTCAACTGGCtatgcatttttaattttgaccaaTAATAAAGCACAAaactggttttttttttgttttaccaaTATGCACTTTCTCTCCCCGGAAAATTCCCCATCTACACCCGTTTGTAGCTTATATCCCAAACTGCACTATTTTTAGGCTTCATTGAAAAGTTGGAATTTACCACCACGACTTCTAAATGgtggttttttttaatttaaattttaaatttatgttttagtttaaattattaaaaatattttaaatttaaacttctgtacttttattttaaatattatattatataaaaaatatttttaattaattttaaaaataaattttttattaaagtaatttttatttatttaagaaaatgatgttattaaatataatttttttcttatattatttaatttatacaagaCTTAGTTGATAATATACTTTgtttgataatatttaatttatataaaatttttaaacttttgatttttttaaaatatgttttatacagaacacaatgaatatataattatcgCAGTTTAGTtatgttttatgaaaaaattaaaactcttaaataataaaatgagattgaaacataataaacaaaacacatgataaaacaaaaataacacgATGTACtaacaataacaattttaacatgaaaataataaaagtaaccTTAGTTGATCCTCATGCTCACTAAAATAACACGATGTCACCAACCTAGGTGTCCAGTGAAGAGTTGAACCTTGATCACCTACCACACTCACCATTTTGTTCATCAACAAGATAATGTACAACCACCAACTGGTGCACTTGAGGTTGGCATGACATTTGATGAAAAAACACACACAATGTATTCGATTGCAGAACAATATATTCTGAGCAGAGAAGACTAAACTTCGTGTGTAAATCACATGAAAATGGTTGTACATGGAACTTAGGTGCATGCAATTCAAAGAGACATAAGAAATGAACTATCAAGAGTATCAGAGGTCATCACACTTGTCTCGCGCCAATGCTCAGACAAGATCATCGGCAACTCGAAAAACACGTCATAATACAAATCATTCAACCCATTGTTAAAACAAACCCAACACTAGATGCTTAAATATGTGTTTTGGTCATCTATCCATGCATTAATGGGTTTGCATATTGCAACcccatagcataagtatgcacAAGACTGAGCTAACCATGTCTTTCGGATCCTACACCATTGTATAATGGGAGACAACTTCAGCGAGGATTTTCCTAAAGAATCTGAGAAGGCATGTTACTCTGcaaattaacatttctctcatTTCAAATAGGCACCCCTCGATTATAACTGCCTATAACAACTCAACTAACTTATGAATGGGTTTAGGACACATCCCGTTTCTTCAACCTGATACgccacattgcacaaaattttcTTCGTGATAACTCAAACTgtaaaacatttgaaaaaacCACTCATGCTGACTGGtgagaatctattttatttctttgttaaaCTTTACtttgaatcaaatttcataaCGTAACATACACGGAGAAGATGCACTGACTGCATCTTAGGAATATCCGTGCGAATAAATCAAGTGTAGCTGAATTATCCAAAAAATATTGGGTACGATGCTTTGATGAGGGGAAATGTTAGGGACATATGACTATAAATTTGTCTGAGTTAGTTAATTCCATGTTAAAAAACACGACATTTGCCGGTGTGTCATAGTTGAGTGAGGAGGCGTATTTCAAGATCGCAAAATTCTTTGCTATTAAAGGCCGACGAACCCAGACAATGATCAACACAAGCTTGCAGTATTCCAAAGTCATCTCCGAAGCAATGAATAACGGTCAACAAGAATCAAATACACACAttgttaacaaatttaacaaacaCAACCACACATTTATTGTAAGAGAGACCCATGCCCCACTTCTAACACCCAGACCACAGGGAAGGTTTAGggtcatgttagatgttacaaTCCCAAAATTATCATTGTGATGCATATCATACTAAACACTTACCGTGTTCTCAGGTCATGTTTGTTTGTAAATCTTTCATGATCTCATGAACTATGTGCCGCctacaaaatattttacacttCTACCACAACTCCTTTGGTTTACTACCACACGAATTAATGTGGCAAAAATATGAAAGAGTTCAATGGGGTCCTGACACAGGGAGAAGGAAGAGTGCAAAGCGTCGTTCTATTTCAACTTGCATTCCTACTAAGATAgacgaagaagaaaatgaatgagagagtagaaaaaaaatgtgaaatttgacTGCAACAAGGAcataatagaaataattatCCCAACGTACCTTCATCTTTAGTCTTCCCTTGgacaaatattattataaatattttatttataatgtaatgttcttctataaataaattcttaaacaaaaaaattatcattttttaaaaaaatgtaatgacataaaaaaaattatatttagtaaaataataatattaaaagttttaatttttttatgaatgcaaaaataatatttaaaaaatttagatcatttttaaaattaaaatgttaactaaaaaaatgtcttgtataaattaaatattatcaaacAAAGTCTATTATCAAATGAGtcttgtataaattaaataatgtaagaaaaaaaattatattaaataacatcattttcttaaacaaataaaaattattttaataaaaaattatttttaaaatcaattaaaaatattttttatataatataatatttaaaataaaagtaccaaagtttaaatttaaaatatttttaattatttaaactaaaatataaatttaaaattaaaaataaaatttaaattaaaaaaaatcactgttTAGAAGTCGGGTGGCAAATCCCGACTTCTTGATGAAGCCTAAAAGTGGTACATTTTGGGATATAAGCTACAAATAGGTGTAGATTGAGAATTTTCTAGGGAGAGAAAGTgtacattgataaaaaaacctACAAAACTCATACATACCTTGTTGTCTATGCCTATAAATTGTGACACCACCAAGTCCTCCATGCAACTCACAACTAGTGTGACCATTTCCTAAAACATAAGCCCAGAAGCATAAatttcacacaaaaaaattcacaacACGGAGGATCATTAAAAGGTGGAGATGCAAAACAAGGCAACAGTTGAAATGCTCTACATGGCACTATTAGGGCAAGAAACAATGGACAATGTGGCCAAACTGCTAGCAAGTGACCTTGAGTGGTGGTTCCATGGCCCTCCTCAATGCCACCACATGATGAAGGTGCTCACAGGGGAAACAGATCACACCAAGGGCTTCCGGTTCGAGCCGAAGCAAGTCACCGCCATTGGAGACTGCGTGATTGCCGAGGGGTGGGAGGGCAAGGCCTATTGGGTGCACGTTTGGACCCTCAAAAATGGCCTCATAACTCAGTTTAGAGAGTACTTTAACACGTGGCTTGTGGTGAGGGATTTGAGGACACCAAGGAGGGAAGATAGCAAAGATAGCATGACATTGTGGGAAAGCCAGCCTCGTGATCTCTATCACCGGTCACTGCCAGGACTTGTGTTAACCATTTAGCCACAACAACACTTGATGGTTGTGGTTAATTGGAACTTGAATTGGAAGCTAGTTATTAGGGACGTGATGTGTAATGTACCTTATAGTGGCCCCTACGGATTAAACATGTTGCTCTACAACATTGGAACTATTATACTGTTCGTACATATTTGGCTTGTGGACCTGGTTGATTGTTCAATAAAATGGTTTTCATCATTTTGAATCAAAAGGCTAAAATTATTGTTTCTTGTTTCTAGCTATGATTATGACACTCGTTAACTGTTTATGcgtttaaaataaatgttatttgactattttaaaataaacgttAGAGATATATAATGTATGTGTTCTGCTATGGATGTGGATGGTGTTGCTAGTTTTACATGTTTTACATGGTTTGTTATTGGAATGCATGGAGCTTGGGTCCAAGTGAGCCCGTCACGTCATTTAGATGTTAATGGCTCTTGGCAATTAATTCCTTGTTATATAATCGCGGTGTTTTCTACGTAGAAGGAATTGGCGTTGTGGCAGCCAAAAATGACAATAAACTAATGCAGTATTCTTTGGTGGATTGGTGTGATGGAGTTTTGGTGTTATGCTAGAAAGgatatctttcattttattagCTTTTTTTGATGTGTTTGCTTTTTATTTGGCTTTGGGAGATCTTGTATCAGGAGGGTTTTCTAATTTGTAACTTTTTGTGTTGGTTGGACTTTAGCATCTTTTATGCTATGGTTCATTCAAGATAATAAACATCAGcaagtaaaaatagaaatattagaTTTTAGAGAgatgcaaattaaaaaaaatactaaaactaaaatttgctcttataaggattaaaaatagttatttcaaatttttgaaaaaaaaagaaaaaaattataagaactcaaataaaaatttacttattattttaagagactaaaaatatatttaagtaaaaataaataagagtcCCACGAATAAAAGAACagtaaaaagaaacataaagatTGAACGAGGGTATATAATATTAGATAATACATATGTATGTTATACTGTAGTTCATTAATGCTTTTGTTGCTACCTCTTTCTCGTTCTAGAATGACGTTGCAAAACCCCCCTCAAAACGGGAACAAATAGAAATCCAAGTGTTCTAAATTATTGGTATCTTATGGACATTGTGATTTGAAAGGCCTCTAGATTGGCAAGGCTCAGAATGGGATTGCATTTTATAATTGTATTGTTGGCACTTGGCAAAGGTCTTTGGCCTATATCTCACTGATTCTACACACATAATCAGGGTGGAATGGTCATAATCCAACGAGAGATAGAAATATTCCAAATGAAACTGATAAAGGTA
This window harbors:
- the LOC100795464 gene encoding senescence associated gene 20; its protein translation is MQNKATVEMLYMALLGQETMDNVAKLLASDLEWWFHGPPQCHHMMKVLTGETDHTKGFRFEPKQVTAIGDCVIAEGWEGKAYWVHVWTLKNGLITQFREYFNTWLVVRDLRTPRREDSKDSMTLWESQPRDLYHRSLPGLVLTI
- the LOC121173973 gene encoding uncharacterized mitochondrial protein AtMg00860-like; its protein translation is MNQLLQPYLCRFATVFFDDILVYSDSLQAHVEHLETIFNALLQGKFYLKHSKCLFAQESIDYLGHIVSGKGVAPEPSKVQAITNWPPPSSAKALRSFLGLTDFYRKFVKGYASIAAPLTSLLCKDTFSWTPEA